The following coding sequences lie in one Xanthomonas hyacinthi genomic window:
- a CDS encoding GumC family protein translates to MAGIPMSSSSMHTRTSSAPLSPADISLLDYWNALYRQRWLIVGITAAVLLLALLVTLLMTPKYRATSVLQIERESLNVTNVANLMPVESPQDRDFYQTQYELLGSRSLARAVIREARLTQEPTLKPLVDEALEKLRGNGDGRAPAPEARAAAAENALVGPVLDALTIEPVRDSRLVRINFDSPDRALAARVSNTYAQMFIASTQERRLQASSFAARYLSERLEQLRDKVEESEKNAVDYSSKEQIVSLGDDKPSLPTQNMSELNVRLATAQDARIKAESAWRQAGVGDGMGLPQVISSPLIQSLRTEQVKLEADYQQKLATFQPGYPEMQRLRNQIAEIKRQIGSEIANIRSGLKNDYEAARQQESLLSERISSLKNDELDLQTRSIRYNMLRREADTNRQLYDALLQRYKEIGVAGNVGTNNVSIIDRADLPGKPSSPKTLLNLALAFVFGLFAAIAIALIRYFLHEANAAAAA, encoded by the coding sequence CTGGCGGGCATACCGATGAGTTCCTCGAGCATGCACACCCGTACCTCCTCGGCGCCACTGAGCCCGGCCGACATCAGCCTGCTGGACTACTGGAACGCCCTGTACCGGCAGCGCTGGCTCATCGTCGGCATCACCGCGGCGGTGCTGTTGCTGGCGCTGCTGGTAACGTTGTTGATGACGCCCAAGTACCGCGCCACCAGCGTGCTGCAGATCGAGCGCGAGTCCTTGAACGTTACCAACGTGGCGAACCTGATGCCGGTGGAATCGCCGCAGGATCGCGATTTCTACCAGACCCAGTACGAACTGCTCGGCAGCCGCTCGCTGGCCCGGGCGGTGATCCGCGAGGCGCGGCTGACCCAGGAGCCGACTCTCAAGCCGCTGGTGGACGAGGCGCTGGAGAAGCTGCGAGGCAATGGCGACGGCCGCGCGCCGGCGCCCGAGGCGCGCGCCGCCGCCGCCGAGAACGCGCTGGTCGGCCCGGTGCTGGACGCGTTGACGATCGAGCCGGTGCGCGATTCGCGGCTGGTGCGTATCAACTTCGATTCGCCCGATCGGGCGCTGGCCGCGCGCGTGTCCAACACCTACGCGCAGATGTTCATCGCCTCGACCCAGGAGCGGCGCCTGCAGGCCTCCTCGTTCGCCGCCAGATACCTGTCCGAGCGGCTGGAGCAGTTGCGCGACAAGGTCGAAGAGTCGGAGAAGAATGCGGTCGATTATTCCAGCAAGGAGCAGATCGTGTCGCTGGGCGATGACAAGCCGTCGCTGCCGACGCAGAACATGAGCGAATTGAACGTGCGTCTGGCCACCGCCCAGGATGCGCGGATCAAGGCCGAGTCGGCCTGGCGCCAGGCCGGGGTCGGCGATGGCATGGGCCTGCCGCAGGTGATCAGCAGCCCGCTGATCCAGAGCCTGCGCACCGAGCAGGTGAAGCTGGAGGCGGATTACCAGCAGAAGCTGGCCACGTTCCAGCCCGGCTATCCGGAAATGCAGCGCCTGCGCAACCAGATCGCCGAGATCAAGCGCCAGATCGGCAGCGAGATCGCCAACATCCGCAGCGGGCTGAAGAACGACTACGAGGCGGCGCGGCAGCAGGAGTCCTTGTTGTCCGAGCGCATCTCCAGCCTGAAGAACGACGAACTGGATCTGCAGACCCGCAGCATCCGCTACAACATGCTCAGGCGCGAAGCCGACACCAACCGCCAGCTCTACGACGCGCTGCTGCAGCGCTACAAGGAGATCGGCGTGGCCGGCAACGTGGGCACCAACAATGTGTCGATCATCGACCGCGCCGACCTGCCGGGCAAGCCGAGTTCGCCGAAGACCTTGCTGAACCTGGCGCTGGCGTTCGTGTTCGGCCTGTTCGCGGCGATCGCCATCGCCTTGATCCGCTATTTCCTGCACGAAGCCAATGCGGCGGCCGCGGCATGA
- a CDS encoding S-methyl-5'-thioinosine phosphorylase, with the protein MDNIALAVIGGTGVYKLAQLDDVQTREVDTRYGSPSGPLRIGTLLGQRVAFLARHGEGHSLPPHKINYRANLAALQKIGAGRVLALNTVGGIGARFGPRVLACPDQLIDYTWGRVSTLGEEPGSEVLHVDFGHPYSPMLRSKVLAAARVTGADVVDGGCYGATQGPRLETIAEIARLRRDGCDLVGMTGMPEAGLARELGLEYACLAIVANWAAGCGDAQEITLAEVLANVEAASAGLPELIGELARG; encoded by the coding sequence ATGGACAACATCGCACTGGCCGTCATCGGCGGCACCGGCGTCTACAAGCTCGCGCAACTGGACGATGTGCAGACCCGCGAGGTCGACACCCGCTACGGCAGCCCGTCCGGCCCGCTGCGCATCGGCACGCTGCTCGGTCAGCGGGTCGCGTTCCTGGCCCGCCACGGCGAAGGCCATTCGCTGCCGCCGCACAAGATCAATTACCGCGCAAACCTTGCGGCGCTGCAGAAAATCGGCGCCGGCCGGGTGCTCGCGCTCAACACCGTCGGCGGCATCGGCGCGCGCTTCGGGCCGCGCGTGCTGGCCTGCCCGGACCAGCTGATCGACTACACCTGGGGGCGCGTGTCCACGCTCGGCGAGGAGCCGGGCAGCGAGGTGCTGCACGTGGATTTCGGCCACCCGTATTCGCCGATGCTGCGCAGCAAGGTGCTGGCCGCCGCGCGCGTGACCGGCGCCGACGTGGTCGATGGCGGCTGCTACGGCGCCACCCAGGGGCCGCGTTTGGAAACGATTGCAGAGATCGCGCGGCTGCGCCGCGACGGCTGCGACCTGGTCGGCATGACCGGCATGCCGGAAGCGGGCCTGGCACGCGAACTGGGCCTGGAATACGCCTGCCTGGCGATCGTGGCGAACTGGGCCGCCGGCTGCGGCGACGCCCAGGAGATCACCCTGGCCGAGGTGCTGGCGAACGTGGAGGCGGCCTCGGCGGGGCTGCCGGAGCTGATCGGCGAGCTGGCGCGCGGGTGA
- a CDS encoding hypoxanthine-guanine phosphoribosyltransferase, which produces MSTLTIAQALAQADLLVDRPHLDQAIARMADAIAADYRGEIPVYLTIMHGALPFAGQLALELGARGQDLQLDYLHATRYRGETVGGELVWKHRPATALYGRRVLLLDDILDEGLTLLAVRQWCLEQGATDVRIAALTVKRHDRRVDEVDADYVGVDVPDRYVFGFGMDVNEGLRNLPAIYAMKE; this is translated from the coding sequence ATGTCCACTCTCACCATCGCCCAGGCCCTGGCCCAGGCCGACCTGCTGGTCGATCGTCCGCACCTCGACCAGGCCATCGCGCGCATGGCCGACGCCATCGCCGCCGACTACCGCGGCGAGATCCCGGTCTACCTGACCATCATGCACGGCGCGCTGCCGTTCGCCGGGCAACTGGCGCTGGAACTGGGCGCGCGCGGCCAGGACCTGCAACTGGATTACCTGCACGCCACCCGCTACCGCGGCGAGACCGTCGGCGGCGAGCTGGTGTGGAAGCATCGCCCGGCCACCGCGCTGTACGGGCGCCGCGTGCTGCTGCTCGACGACATCCTCGACGAAGGCCTGACCCTGCTGGCGGTGCGCCAGTGGTGCCTGGAGCAGGGCGCCACCGACGTGCGCATCGCCGCGCTGACGGTCAAGCGCCACGACCGCCGCGTGGACGAGGTCGATGCCGACTACGTGGGCGTGGACGTGCCCGACCGCTACGTGTTCGGCTTCGGCATGGACGTCAACGAAGGCCTGCGCAACCTGCCGGCGATCTACGCGATGAAGGAATAG
- a CDS encoding Hpt domain-containing response regulator translates to MKMASTQDPVTRLLLVEDDPISRTFFQVTLESLPAQVDLADTVAAALASAQTHEYDLWLIDANLPDGSGADLLQRLQRQRPGTLALAHTADASGAVREQLLGAGFAEVLLKPLSPEHLLQAVRRLLSRGRIGAAPAAAAEAEAAVDWDETTALVALNGERSHLIALRELFLAELPGTRDAVASALQLSDEQAVRNHLHRLQASCGFVGAARLARAVRQLQGDPASSQARNQFSEAVAALLH, encoded by the coding sequence ATCAAGATGGCATCGACCCAGGACCCTGTGACGCGACTTTTGCTGGTCGAGGACGACCCGATCAGTCGCACGTTTTTTCAAGTGACACTGGAATCCCTGCCCGCGCAGGTCGATCTGGCCGATACCGTTGCCGCCGCGCTGGCCAGCGCGCAGACCCATGAATACGATCTGTGGCTGATCGACGCCAACCTGCCCGACGGCAGCGGCGCCGACCTGCTGCAGCGGCTGCAGCGGCAGCGTCCCGGCACCCTGGCGCTGGCGCATACCGCCGATGCCAGCGGCGCGGTCCGCGAGCAGCTACTCGGCGCCGGCTTCGCCGAAGTGCTGCTGAAACCGCTCAGTCCCGAGCACCTGCTGCAGGCGGTACGCCGCTTGCTGTCACGCGGCCGCATCGGCGCTGCGCCGGCGGCGGCGGCGGAGGCGGAGGCGGCGGTGGACTGGGACGAGACCACCGCGCTGGTCGCGCTCAACGGCGAACGCTCGCACCTGATCGCGCTGCGCGAACTGTTCCTGGCCGAATTGCCGGGCACCCGCGACGCGGTCGCCTCGGCGCTGCAGCTCAGCGACGAACAGGCGGTACGCAACCACCTGCACCGGCTGCAGGCCAGCTGCGGCTTCGTCGGCGCCGCGCGGCTGGCGCGCGCGGTGCGCCAGCTGCAGGGCGATCCGGCCTCGTCGCAGGCGCGCAACCAGTTCAGCGAGGCGGTGGCGGCGTTGTTGCATTGA
- a CDS encoding polysaccharide biosynthesis/export family protein translates to MGKLSATFNWALCLAFSCLVFLSACSSGPKMRTELPPGDPLAGSMGQPEYLLGLGDLLTVKVFQIDDLERQVRIDNEGRISLPLIGDIKAAGVGVNALQKEIADRYRSGYLQNPQVSVLVDEFTGNRVTVTGAVGEPGIYPIVGPALTLQQALSLGKGVSDVASRGNVVVFRNVGGQKMLARFDLRDIQKGISPDPEIYGGDIVVVYRSDALVLLRTVVQLTPFVMVWRAYR, encoded by the coding sequence ATGGGTAAACTCTCCGCTACGTTCAACTGGGCATTGTGTTTGGCCTTTTCTTGTCTGGTCTTCCTGTCCGCATGCAGCAGCGGACCGAAGATGCGGACGGAATTGCCGCCAGGCGATCCGCTGGCCGGCTCCATGGGCCAGCCGGAATATCTGCTCGGCCTCGGCGATCTGCTGACGGTCAAGGTGTTCCAGATCGACGACCTGGAGCGCCAGGTGCGGATCGACAACGAAGGCCGCATCTCGCTGCCGCTGATCGGCGACATCAAGGCTGCCGGGGTTGGTGTGAACGCGTTGCAGAAGGAGATCGCCGACCGCTACCGCAGCGGCTACCTGCAGAATCCGCAGGTCTCGGTGCTGGTCGACGAATTCACCGGCAACCGGGTCACCGTGACCGGCGCGGTGGGCGAGCCGGGCATCTACCCCATCGTCGGCCCGGCACTGACCCTGCAGCAGGCGCTGTCGCTGGGCAAGGGCGTCAGCGACGTGGCCAGCCGCGGTAACGTGGTGGTGTTCCGCAACGTCGGCGGGCAGAAGATGCTGGCCCGTTTCGATCTGCGCGATATCCAGAAGGGCATCTCGCCGGATCCTGAAATCTACGGCGGCGACATCGTCGTGGTGTACCGCTCCGATGCGCTCGTATTGCTGCGCACCGTGGTGCAGCTGACCCCGTTCGTCATGGTCTGGCGGGCATACCGATGA
- the recO gene encoding DNA repair protein RecO has protein sequence MLIEHEPGFVLHARPWRETSLLVEVLSAQYGRLGVLARGVHGPKKQPLRAALQPLQSIRFSAQRRGELAQLRAAEAVDTAPRLSGDGMLAGFYINELTLRLAPREDPAPDLYLAYARVRARLGAEAPLAWTLRCFERDLLDALGVGFDLRHDGDGEPIDPAARYALDAEHGPRRLRSDRGHDQRSGMATGRALLALAADEMPVAEDLPGLRRGMRVVLLHHLGGRGLKSWEMLQDLTRQRRDAEAVEMPGMPESPGVPESPAPKAD, from the coding sequence GAGCGCGCAGTACGGCCGCTTGGGCGTGCTGGCGCGGGGCGTGCACGGGCCGAAGAAGCAGCCGCTGCGGGCCGCGCTGCAGCCGCTGCAGTCGATCCGCTTCAGTGCGCAGCGCCGCGGCGAGCTGGCCCAGCTGCGGGCGGCCGAGGCGGTGGATACGGCGCCGCGCCTGAGCGGGGACGGCATGCTCGCCGGGTTCTACATCAACGAACTGACCCTGCGCCTGGCGCCGCGCGAGGATCCTGCGCCGGACCTGTACTTGGCCTACGCGCGGGTGCGCGCGCGGCTGGGCGCGGAGGCACCGCTGGCGTGGACGCTGCGCTGCTTCGAGCGCGACCTGCTGGACGCCCTGGGCGTGGGCTTCGACCTGCGCCACGACGGCGACGGCGAGCCGATCGACCCGGCCGCGCGCTACGCGCTGGATGCCGAGCACGGCCCGCGCCGCCTGCGCAGCGACCGCGGCCACGACCAGCGCAGCGGCATGGCCACCGGCCGCGCGCTGCTGGCGCTGGCCGCCGACGAGATGCCGGTGGCCGAAGACCTGCCCGGCCTGCGTCGCGGCATGCGCGTGGTGCTGCTGCACCACCTCGGCGGACGCGGCCTGAAGTCCTGGGAGATGCTGCAGGATCTGACCCGGCAGCGCCGCGATGCAGAGGCTGTGGAAATGCCGGGAATGCCCGAATCACCGGGGGTGCCTGAATCGCCGGCGCCGAAGGCCGATTGA
- the nagZ gene encoding beta-N-acetylhexosaminidase: protein MLAIGVAGTELTAQERDWLQHDAVAGVVLFKRNFASKAQLVELTAAIRAAAPRPQLICVDQEGGRVQRFREGYSALPPLHGFGALYARDRDAALALAEQHAWLMASEVRASGVDLSFAPVVDLARGNRAIGDRAFSDDPQVVAAFTGAYVRGMHSVGMAATLKHFPGHGTVLEDTHVDNAEDPRPLEVLRQEDLLPFAAGIGAGADAVMMAHVVYPQVAPEPAGYSPRWIQQILRQELGFRGVVFSDDIGMAASFAAGGVAARVSAHLDAGCDVVLVCHPELVAESLQAVCDRPLNTAALLGLLGRGALGWDGLLADARYGHTQSHLLATLGKTA, encoded by the coding sequence ATGCTCGCGATCGGCGTCGCCGGTACCGAACTCACCGCCCAGGAACGCGACTGGCTGCAGCACGATGCCGTCGCCGGCGTGGTCCTGTTCAAGCGCAATTTCGCCTCCAAGGCGCAGCTGGTGGAGCTGACCGCGGCGATCCGCGCCGCCGCGCCGCGGCCGCAGCTGATCTGCGTGGACCAGGAGGGCGGCCGCGTGCAGCGCTTCCGCGAAGGCTACAGCGCATTGCCGCCGCTGCACGGCTTCGGCGCACTGTATGCGCGCGACCGCGATGCGGCGCTGGCGCTGGCCGAGCAGCATGCCTGGCTGATGGCCAGCGAGGTCCGCGCCAGCGGCGTGGACCTGAGCTTCGCCCCGGTGGTGGACCTGGCGCGCGGCAACCGCGCGATCGGCGACCGCGCCTTCAGCGACGACCCGCAGGTGGTGGCCGCGTTCACCGGCGCCTACGTGCGCGGCATGCACAGCGTCGGCATGGCCGCCACGCTCAAGCACTTCCCCGGCCACGGCACGGTGCTGGAAGACACCCACGTCGACAACGCCGAGGATCCGCGCCCGCTCGAAGTGCTGCGCCAGGAAGACCTGCTGCCGTTCGCCGCCGGCATCGGCGCCGGCGCCGATGCGGTGATGATGGCGCACGTGGTGTACCCGCAGGTCGCGCCGGAACCGGCCGGTTATTCGCCGCGCTGGATCCAGCAGATCCTGCGCCAGGAACTGGGCTTCCGCGGCGTGGTGTTCTCCGACGACATCGGCATGGCCGCCTCGTTCGCCGCCGGCGGGGTCGCCGCGCGCGTGTCGGCGCACCTGGACGCCGGCTGCGACGTGGTCCTGGTCTGCCATCCCGAACTGGTCGCCGAATCGCTGCAGGCGGTGTGCGACCGCCCGCTCAATACCGCCGCGCTGCTCGGCCTGCTCGGTCGCGGCGCCCTCGGCTGGGACGGCCTGCTCGCCGATGCCCGCTACGGCCACACCCAATCCCACCTGCTCGCAACCCTCGGAAAAACCGCCTGA
- a CDS encoding cold-shock protein yields the protein MPKGTVKWFNDAKGFGFISPEDGSAEVFAHYSAINSRGFRSLQEGQRVSYDVTQGPKGAQASNITPVE from the coding sequence ATGCCGAAGGGTACCGTCAAGTGGTTCAACGACGCCAAGGGATTTGGCTTTATTTCACCGGAAGACGGCAGCGCCGAAGTATTCGCGCACTACTCCGCGATCAATTCCAGGGGCTTCCGCAGCCTGCAGGAAGGACAGCGTGTCAGCTATGACGTGACCCAGGGTCCGAAGGGCGCGCAGGCCTCCAATATTACGCCTGTCGAGTAA
- a CDS encoding undecaprenyl-phosphate glucose phosphotransferase, with the protein MLLADLSSATYTTSSPRLLSKYAAAADILLRVSDLTVIVAGALATHRLLFSSWLPEAPYRVAIGTTLLYAVICFALFPLYRSWRGRGLLREMMVLSLACGGVFALFAVHAFVVQFGQQVSRLWIGLWFATSLATLLVSRTMVRGVLNHLRSEGVDVQRVVVVGLRHPVVKIHNYLSRNPWVGMQLVGYFSSDYDLSVADHPQKLQCLGAGTPESLIDYLNNNEVEQVWISLPLGERDHIKQLLQQMDRYPIQVRLIPDLFDFGMLNQSGDQIGNVPVINLRQGGVDRNTYFVVAKALQDKLVALAALAMLWPLMLAIAVGVKLSSPGPVFFRQRRHGLGGREFYMYKFRSMRVQQEPSDVVVQAKRGDSRVTPFGAFLRRSSLDELPQLFNVLGGSMSVVGPRPHAAQHNTHYEKLINHYMQRHYVKPGITGWAQVNGFRGETPELRTMKKRIQYDLDYIRRWSLWLDTRIIVLTAVKVLGQKTAY; encoded by the coding sequence ATGCTTCTGGCAGACCTGAGTAGCGCCACCTATACAACGTCGTCCCCGCGCCTGCTGTCCAAATATGCAGCCGCCGCGGACATCCTGCTACGCGTGTCGGATCTGACGGTGATCGTCGCCGGCGCGCTGGCGACCCACCGCCTGCTGTTCTCCAGCTGGTTGCCGGAGGCGCCTTACCGGGTCGCGATCGGCACCACCTTGCTGTACGCGGTGATCTGCTTCGCGCTGTTCCCGCTGTACCGCAGCTGGCGCGGACGCGGCCTGCTGCGCGAGATGATGGTGCTGAGCCTGGCCTGCGGCGGCGTGTTCGCGCTGTTCGCGGTGCACGCCTTCGTGGTGCAGTTCGGGCAGCAGGTCTCGCGGCTGTGGATCGGCCTGTGGTTCGCCACCAGCCTGGCCACGCTGCTGGTCTCGCGCACCATGGTGCGCGGTGTGCTCAACCACCTGCGTTCGGAAGGCGTGGACGTGCAGCGCGTGGTGGTGGTCGGCCTGCGCCATCCGGTGGTCAAGATCCACAACTACCTGAGCCGCAATCCGTGGGTCGGCATGCAGCTGGTCGGCTATTTCAGCAGCGACTACGACCTGTCGGTGGCCGATCATCCGCAGAAGCTGCAGTGCCTGGGGGCGGGCACGCCGGAATCGCTGATCGACTACCTCAACAACAACGAGGTCGAGCAGGTGTGGATCTCGCTGCCGCTGGGCGAGCGCGACCACATCAAGCAGCTGCTGCAGCAGATGGACCGCTACCCGATCCAGGTCAGGCTGATCCCGGACCTGTTCGACTTCGGCATGCTCAACCAGTCCGGCGACCAGATCGGCAACGTGCCGGTGATCAACCTGCGCCAGGGCGGGGTCGACCGCAACACCTACTTCGTGGTCGCCAAGGCGCTGCAGGACAAGCTGGTCGCGCTGGCCGCGCTGGCGATGCTGTGGCCGCTGATGCTGGCGATTGCGGTCGGCGTGAAGCTGAGTTCGCCGGGCCCGGTGTTCTTTCGCCAGCGCCGCCATGGCCTGGGCGGGCGCGAGTTCTACATGTACAAGTTCCGCTCGATGCGCGTGCAGCAGGAACCCAGCGACGTGGTGGTGCAGGCCAAGCGCGGCGACAGCCGGGTCACCCCGTTCGGCGCGTTCCTGCGCCGCAGCAGCCTGGACGAGCTGCCGCAACTGTTCAACGTGCTCGGCGGCAGCATGTCGGTGGTGGGGCCGCGGCCGCATGCGGCGCAGCACAATACCCACTACGAGAAGCTGATCAACCATTACATGCAGCGGCACTACGTCAAGCCGGGCATCACCGGCTGGGCCCAGGTCAACGGGTTCCGCGGCGAGACGCCGGAGCTGCGGACGATGAAGAAGCGCATCCAGTACGATCTGGACTACATCCGGCGCTGGTCGCTGTGGCTGGATACGCGGATCATCGTGCTCACCGCAGTGAAGGTGCTCGGGCAGAAGACCGCCTACTGA
- a CDS encoding DsbA family oxidoreductase → MRIDIWSDVVCPWCWIGKRRLQQGIVALGADAPALEIHWHPYLLDPDAGTEPVPLRKAYEAKFGGAARTEQILAQTQATARAEGLPFDFGRGQVRVTTLPAHRLLWLAAREGDAEAVAEALFHAHFADGRNLAETSTLLEAGAAGGLPAARVQALLDGDEGLAEIQAQLQQAQAMGIRAVPTYVIDGRHAIQGAQPPEVFAATLRGLLPPAPDAAQDCGPDGCAV, encoded by the coding sequence ATGCGCATCGATATCTGGTCCGACGTGGTCTGCCCCTGGTGCTGGATCGGCAAGCGCCGGTTGCAGCAAGGCATCGTGGCGCTCGGCGCGGATGCGCCGGCGCTGGAGATCCACTGGCATCCCTACCTGCTCGATCCCGACGCCGGCACCGAGCCGGTGCCGTTGCGCAAGGCCTATGAAGCCAAGTTCGGCGGTGCCGCGCGCACCGAGCAGATCCTGGCGCAGACCCAGGCCACCGCACGCGCCGAGGGCCTGCCGTTCGATTTCGGCCGCGGCCAGGTGCGGGTGACCACGCTGCCGGCGCATCGGCTGCTGTGGCTGGCCGCACGCGAAGGCGACGCCGAGGCGGTGGCCGAGGCGCTGTTCCACGCGCATTTCGCCGATGGGCGCAATCTGGCCGAAACCAGCACGCTGCTCGAGGCCGGCGCCGCCGGCGGGCTGCCCGCGGCGCGGGTGCAGGCGCTGCTGGACGGCGACGAGGGCCTGGCCGAGATCCAGGCGCAGCTGCAGCAGGCGCAGGCGATGGGCATCCGCGCGGTGCCGACCTACGTCATCGACGGCCGCCACGCGATCCAGGGCGCGCAGCCGCCGGAGGTGTTCGCCGCGACCTTGCGCGGCCTGCTGCCGCCGGCGCCGGACGCGGCCCAGGACTGCGGCCCCGACGGCTGCGCTGTTTAG
- the rlmD gene encoding 23S rRNA (uracil(1939)-C(5))-methyltransferase RlmD — MARTRNRLDRSPFQTEIADLSHDGRGVARPEGEGGKVAFVTGALPGETVLAEPTARNRHFDEARTLQVLQASPQRVAPRCPHFGVCAGCVLQHLAEDQQILAKQRVLTENLERIGHVTPQTVLPALSGAPWGYRRKGRFSVRRVEKKDKTLVGFRELDPRFVADLSVCHTVIPQIGFKVSALAELVESLDGKRDIPQIEFIAGDDAVALTFRHMQPLSAHDQAALVAFAQAHDFAIFLQPGGVDSVHPLYPQKVPLSFRLPQWDVELAFRPLDFIQVNASLNQKMIAHALALLDAQPGDRVLDLFCGLGNFTLPLARTVREVVGVEGDAGLVARARDNAQRNGLDNAQFFAADLTQDQRQAPWMQQGFDKLLLDPPRSGAIEVLRQLPLESFQRIVYVSCHPGSLARDAGYLVNERGFVLKAAGAMDMFPHTAHVESIAVFEKPGVGNGE, encoded by the coding sequence GTGGCCCGAACCAGAAACCGCCTAGACCGCAGCCCGTTCCAGACCGAGATCGCCGACCTCAGCCACGACGGCCGCGGCGTCGCCCGCCCCGAGGGCGAGGGCGGCAAGGTCGCCTTCGTCACCGGCGCGCTGCCCGGCGAGACGGTCCTCGCCGAACCCACCGCGCGCAACCGCCATTTCGACGAGGCGCGCACCCTGCAGGTGCTGCAGGCCTCGCCGCAGCGGGTCGCGCCGCGCTGCCCGCATTTCGGGGTCTGCGCCGGCTGCGTGCTGCAGCACCTGGCCGAGGACCAGCAGATCCTGGCCAAGCAGCGGGTGCTGACCGAGAACCTGGAGCGGATCGGCCACGTGACCCCGCAGACGGTGCTGCCGGCGCTGTCCGGCGCGCCCTGGGGCTACCGGCGCAAGGGTCGGTTCTCGGTACGCCGGGTGGAGAAGAAGGACAAGACCCTGGTCGGCTTCCGCGAGCTCGATCCGCGCTTCGTCGCCGACCTGTCGGTGTGCCACACGGTGATTCCGCAGATCGGCTTCAAGGTGAGCGCGCTGGCCGAGTTGGTCGAGAGCCTGGACGGCAAGCGTGACATCCCGCAGATCGAATTCATCGCCGGCGACGACGCCGTGGCGCTGACCTTCCGCCACATGCAGCCGCTCAGCGCGCACGACCAGGCGGCATTGGTGGCGTTCGCCCAGGCCCACGACTTCGCCATCTTCCTGCAACCCGGCGGCGTGGACAGCGTGCATCCGTTGTACCCGCAGAAGGTGCCGTTGTCGTTCCGGCTGCCGCAATGGGACGTGGAACTGGCGTTCCGGCCGCTGGACTTCATCCAGGTCAACGCCTCGCTCAACCAGAAGATGATCGCGCACGCGCTGGCGCTGCTCGACGCGCAGCCCGGCGACCGCGTGCTCGACCTGTTCTGCGGGCTGGGCAACTTCACCCTGCCGCTGGCGCGCACGGTGCGCGAGGTGGTGGGCGTGGAAGGCGATGCGGGGCTGGTGGCGCGGGCGCGCGACAACGCGCAGCGCAACGGCCTGGACAACGCGCAGTTCTTCGCCGCCGACCTGACCCAGGACCAGCGCCAGGCGCCGTGGATGCAGCAGGGCTTCGACAAGCTGCTGCTCGACCCGCCGCGCTCCGGCGCGATCGAGGTGCTGCGGCAGCTGCCGTTGGAGAGCTTCCAGCGCATCGTCTACGTCAGCTGCCACCCCGGCTCGCTGGCGCGCGACGCCGGCTACCTGGTCAACGAGCGGGGCTTCGTGCTGAAGGCCGCCGGCGCGATGGACATGTTCCCGCATACGGCGCATGTGGAGAGCATCGCGGTGTTCGAGAAGCCGGGAGTCGGGAATGGGGAATAG
- a CDS encoding CYTH domain-containing protein has product MPIEIERKFLVTGDGWRAAAHRVIPMAQGYINDQAVMDSGAQKASVRVRIQGEEAFLNLKSRELGHTRQEFEYPLPLDDARALLALCVGGLIDKRRHLVRHQGHLWEVDEFLGDNAGLVVAEIELDSADEAFAKPDWIGAEVTDDARYYNLALASHPFREWPESRD; this is encoded by the coding sequence ATGCCTATCGAAATCGAACGCAAATTCCTCGTCACCGGCGACGGCTGGCGTGCCGCGGCGCATCGGGTGATCCCGATGGCGCAGGGCTATATCAACGACCAGGCGGTGATGGACAGCGGCGCGCAGAAGGCGTCGGTGCGGGTCCGCATCCAGGGCGAGGAGGCGTTCCTCAACCTCAAGTCGCGCGAACTCGGCCATACCCGGCAGGAGTTCGAGTATCCGTTGCCGCTGGACGATGCGCGCGCGCTGCTGGCGCTGTGCGTGGGCGGGCTGATCGACAAGCGCCGGCATCTGGTGCGGCACCAGGGCCATCTGTGGGAAGTGGACGAGTTCCTCGGCGACAACGCCGGGCTGGTGGTCGCCGAGATCGAGCTGGACAGCGCCGACGAAGCCTTCGCCAAGCCCGACTGGATCGGCGCCGAAGTCACCGACGATGCGCGCTACTACAATCTGGCGCTGGCCTCGCATCCGTTCCGTGAGTGGCCGGAAAGCCGGGATTAG